The following is a genomic window from Crossiella equi.
TCATCACCGCAGTCGAACACGCTTACGGCTCCTCCACGTACACGGCCCTGGCCGAGACGCGCGACCGCAAGCAGCTCGCCGTGCTGTCCGCTGTGGACGGTGCGGCCAAGGAGGAGAACTGACATGACCGGCAACGTCGCACCCCTGGCGGACCAGCTCACCGCCGACTTCTACAACTTCGAGGCCCTGCTGCCCGACGAGGAGCGCAAGCTGCTGCTCAAGGCCCGCGAGCTGATGACCGAGCAGGTCAAGCCGCTGGTCAACGAGAACTGGGGCAAGGACCACTTCCCGCGCGAGCTGATCGAGATCTTCCGCGGCAGCGGCCTGGCGGGCCTGCCCTACGAGGGCTACGGCGAGCACCCGGCGGCCACCAGCAACCTGCTCAGCGGCATGCTGGCCATGGAGATGACCCGCACCGACGCCTCGGTCGCCACCTTCTTCGGTGTCCACAACGGACTCGCGATGTACTCGATCCACTCCGGCGGCTCGCAGGAGCAGCGCGACCGCTGGCTGCCCGCGATGGCCGCGATGGACAAGATCGGCGCCTTCGCCATGACCGAGCCCCTGGGCGGGTCGGACGTGGCCGGTGGCATGCGCACCACGGCCCGCCGCGAGGGCGACACCTGGGTCCTCAACGGCGCCAAGAAGTGGATCGGCAACGCCACCTTCGCCGACTACGTGGTGGTCTGGGCCCGCGACGAGGCCGACAACCACGTCAAGGGCTTCGTGGTGGAGAAGGGCACCCCGGGCTTCGTCCCGGTCAAGATCGAGGGCAAGTTCGCCTTCCGCATCGTGGAGAACGCCGAGATCACCCTGACCGAGGTGCGCGTCCCGGAGGCCAACCGCCTGCAGAACATCAACTCCTTCCGCGACGTCGCCGAGATCCTCCGCGCGACCCGGGGCGGCGTGGCCTGGCAGGCCCTCGGTGTGATGATCGGCGCCTACGAGCTGGCCCTGGCCTACGCCAAGGAGCGCAAGCAGTTCGGCCGCCCGATCGCGGGCTTCCAGCTGGTGCAGGACCTGCTGGTGAAGAGCCTGGGCAACATCACCGCGAGCTGGGGCATGCTGGTCCAGCTGGCCCGCCTGCAGGACGGCGGCATCTTCCGCGACGAGCACTCCTCACTGGCCAAGGCCTTCGTCACCTCCCGCATGCGCGAGGTCGTGGCCTGGAGCCGGGAGATCTTCGGCGGCAACGGCATCGTCCTGGACAACGACATCATGCGCTTCTTCGCCGACGCGGAGGCGATCTACTCCTTCGAGGGCACCCGCGAGATGAACACCCTCATCGTGGGCAAGTCGATCACGGGGCAGAGCGCGTTCGTGTGAGGCCGGACCGAACGGGCAGCCGGTGGCCGAGAGGTCACCGGCTGCTTCACGTGCACCTACCGCCCGGCCTGGTGCCCGCCGTCGTGCCACGATGGGCGAAACCCCGGCCTCAGAACCAGAACCGGACCGCCGTGACCACGCAGCCCGAGTGCGGCCGCCGCTGCTCGGCCTCCTCAACGGTCAGGTACACCCCGTGCGCGACCAGCTCGGCACGGCCCGGGACGGACTCGGTGACCGCGTAGGCGTACCGCTGCCTGCGCGGCTGTCCGGGCTCGGTCCGCCCGGCCCGCAAGGCCGCCACCATCTCCGCCACCGGCGCGACCGCCTGCCGCAACCCGCCGCGCATCCCCTCCAGGAGCCCACCCCGGGCCGGTCCGGACTCCAACCACGCGGCCACCACCCGGTCCGCTGCCCCGGTGCTCTCCAGCGCGAAGACGCTGTCGGCACCGCAGCGCTCGACGCGCCGCACCCGCAGCCCCCGGTACTCCGCCCGCACCGCCAGCTCCGCCACCTGCCCGAACCGCAGGTCGACCCCGTCGCCCCGCAACAACAACTGGCCGTGACTGGGCGTCCAGTCCTGCCAGCGGAACACCTCGTCGGACTCGAACAGCACCGCGCTCACGGGAACACCACCTCCACCGGCGCGACCGAACGAACCCCCGCGGTCTCCTGCCGCTCGGCGTCGGCCAGGCTGAGGTGCACCGACACCGGCAACGGCTCCCCGCCCACCAGGGCCGCGCTGACCAGGTAGGCCCGCTGCCGCCGCGCCGAGGGCGGCAGCACAGCCGGATCCGGGTCGGCGAAGAAGCTGGGCTCGTCCCCGCCACAGGTCCGTCCCTCGTGCCACGCCACCGAAGCCGCGCGGACCTCATCGGCCCGCCCCGCCGACTCCAGCAGGAAGCCCCCGGCCGCCTGGCGGATCCGCAGTCCCCGGTACCAGGGCACGAGCCGCACCTCGGTGGTACCGCTGAACAACACGTCGACGCGGCTGCCCGCCGACTCGCCGCGCAGCAGCAGCCGCCCGCCCTCCGGGCTCCACTCGAACAGCTGGAAGGTCCGCTCGGAGGCGAACACCACATCGGTCACAGCCCGGATCATGCCGGAGCGAGAGGGATTCCCGCGTTCCGCTTCACCAGCGGCCGTCCCGTGCGATTCCGGAGGGCTGCCGACTGGGGGCGGCCGCGTGGCGGTTCCTGGTCTGGTACGACCGGCGGAAGCTGGTGTCCCGCAGGGCACGCCGCACGCGGAGGTTCGCCTCGACGCCCTGCCACCGAGGCTTCCCTGGCCGCTGTGCACGCCGGACTGGCGGCTGTGCATGGACACGCTGGAGCGGTTGCCCGCCCTCCGGGAACCCTGGCTGCGCGCGGTCCACCAGACGTGTCACGGCAGGGTGAGCACCTGGCCGAGCCGCCCGTCCGGGAAGGCGAAGTTCGCCGGCTCGCGGGCGCGGGTGGCCACGAACGTGCGGTACAGCTCCGGCGGCAGGCAGGCCTTCAGGGCCCGGCTGCCGTGCGGGTCCTGCCGTTCCTGCGCACGATTACCGACCAACAGCGGGAGCACGCCGCCCGGCTGGCTGCGTAGAAAGGGAGGGGCCGCACCCACGGCCGCGGGCAGTTCCGCGCCGAGGGCAAACAAAGGACATTACCCCTCCGGGCGGCCCCGGCCGAGGGTTTCACGCTCCGCTGAAACCGCCGATGACCTGGTGTTTCGCGCTTCAAAACTGATTCAACCGGGCTTGAAGGCAGATGGAAGACCGCCTTCGCACACTCTCCTCGGTGGTGGCCTGCTGGGGGTAGGCCACCCGGCACCCCGGGAGCCGCATTGAGAGCACCGAAAGTCGTCGTCGCGGGCGCGTCCACCGCGACCGTGTGGGACAGCGCCGCGGCGGTGGCGCGAGGACACCAGGAACTGCCGGAGCGTGGCCACTGGCCCAGCAGCCCGCTCCAGTAGATGGGGAAGCACCACGGGGCCTCCTCCGGTGCCAGTCCGGAGGGGCCCTTCCCCGCTCAGCCCAGCAGCCGCGCGATCTCCTCGGCCTCCGGGGCACCGATCTCGGTGAACAGCTCCAGCGCCGCCCGCCAGTGCTCCGCCGCGGCCTCGACCTCGCCCTCGGTGTGCCGGATCCGCCCGAGCACCCCGAGCGTCCGGGCCTCGCTGAGCCGCTGCCCGCTCTTGACCGCCAGCTCCAGGGCCGTCTCGACCAGCCCGGTCGCCTCGGCCAGCTCGCCCAGGTCCAGGTGGCAGGCGGCCAGCTCGGTCATCCCGGCGATCTCCAGCACCCGCATGTCGGTCTCGTGCATCTTCGCCAGGGCCTGGCGCGCGCAGTCGGCGGCCTCGGCGGGTTGGCCCACGGCCCGGTGCGCGGCCGAGAGCCCGATGAGGATGGAGGCCTCGCCGTAGCGGAACTTGATCTCGCTGGCCAGGGCCAGCGCCTCGGTGTAGCCCCGGATGCTCTCCTCGTAATGGCCCAGGCGACGGCGCACCGTCGCGTGGATCTCCAGGGCACTGGCCTCGTGGCGGCGTTCCCGGATCCGCTGGCCGCGCTCCAGGGCGTCCCGGGCCAGCGCCGCGGCCTCCTCGTAGCGGCCCAGGTCGCAGCAGGTCTCGGCCAGGCAGACCACCGCGGCCACGTAGTTGTGCGCCAGCCCCCAGCTGCGGCACAGGTCCACGCACTCGCGGTGGCACGCCGCGGCCTCGGCCAGCCGCCCGGCCGTCCAGTGCGCCAGGCCCAGGCCGTTGAGCGTGCGCAGCCGCACCGTCTTGTCGTCCAGCCGCCGCGCGATCTCCAGCGCCCGGGTGTGGCAGCGGGTGGCCTCGTCGATGTTGCCCAGGGACAGGTGGGCCACCCCGACGTAGTTGACCTCCCGGGCCTCGATCAGCTCGTCCCCGATCGCGGTGGCGATGGCCAGGGCGCGCTCGTGGTGGGCCATGGCCTCGCGTGGGACGCCGAGCTGGGCGTAGGTCCGGCCGAGGTGGTGCAGGCACTCCAGCTCGGCGACCGGGTTCGGGTCGCGCTCGTTGGCCGCCAGCGCCAGCTCCTGTTCGGCGATGGAGCCCTCGTAGTCGCTGAGGTTGTAGAAGATCAGCGCGCGCAGCGCGTGCACGGCCACCTCGGCCTGCGCGTCCCCGGACTCCCGCGCCGCGGCCAGCGCCGCGGTGCTCAGCGCGAGCCCGTCGGCGGCGTAGCCCCGGCCGGAGAAGTAGCCGCGCAGCACGTCGGCCAGCCAGCCGCTGTAGTGCCGGGTCTCCGGTACGGCCGCGGCCCGCTCGGCCGCGGCCACCAGGTTCACCCGCTCCTCGTCCAGCCAGCGCAGCGCGGCCTCACCGTCGGCGAACGGCGTGACCACCGCCGTGGGTGTCTCCCGCAGCCGCCGCACCCCGGCGTAGAACAGCGCGGTCCCGGCCGAGGCGGTGCCCAGGTAGTGGTCGTACAGGCGGGTCTCGGCCGCGCGCAGCTCCGCCGGGCCGTCCTCGGCGCGGGCCCGGTCGGCCGCGAAGTCGCGGATCAGGTCGTGGAACTGGTAGCGCCCGCCCGCACCCCGGCTGAGCAGGCTGGCCGAGACCAGGCGGTCCAGCGAGCGCGGCACCCCGGGCACCCCGGCCATCGCGACCGCGGCGGCCTGGCTGAAGTCCGGGCCGGGCGCCAGGCCGAGCAGGCGGAACACCTGCCGGGTGGCCGGGTCCAGGGCCTGGTAGGACAGGTGGAAGGTGGCCTGCACGGCCACCGCCGGGTCGTCGTCGATGGCCAGCTCGGCCAGCCGGTCCTCGCGCAGCGCGGCCACGTAGTCCGAGATCCTGGTGTGGCGGCGGCCGTGCAGGTTGGCCGCGGCGATGCGCAGCGCCAGCGGCAGGTGCCCGCACAGCGCGGCCAGGCGGCGCGCGTCCTCGGGCTCGGCGGCCACCGCGGCCGGACCGCACAGCTCGGCCAGCAGGTCCAGGGAGTCCGCCGGGCTCAGCACCTCCAGGTAGCGCACCCGGGCGTCGTTGAGCACGGCCAGGCTGCGCAGGTCGCCTCGGCTGGTGACCAGGGCGAGGCAGCCGGGCCCGGTGGGCAGCAGCGGCCGGACCTGCCCGGCCCCGGCGGCGTTGTCCAGCACCACCAGCACCCGCTTGCCCACCAGCAGCGAGCGGTACAGCGCGACCTGCTCCTCCAGCGTCACCGGCACCCGCTGGGCGGAGACCCCGAGCGAGCGCAGGAACCCGGTCAGCGCCTGCTCGGTGGACACCGGGGACACCGGGTCATAGCCGCGCAGGTCGACGAAGAGCTGGCCGTCGGGGAACCGGTCGCGGACCCGGTGCGCCCAGCGCACGGCCAGCGCGGTCTTGCCGATCCCGCCGGGCCCGACCACCACGATGGCGCGCGGCGCGGAGGCACCGGCCTCGGGCAGCTGGCCGTCCAGCGCGGCCAGGTCCTCGGTGCGCCCGGCGAAGCTGGCCAGGTCGGCGGGCAGCTGCATCGGCACCTCGGCCGAGGACGTGGCCGGTCGCGGCTCGTCGTGCAGCACGACCTCGTAGGCCTCCAGCAGCTGCGGCCCGGGGTCGGAGCCGAACTCCTCCCGCAGCGCGGACCGGATCTGCTCGTAGGCGGCCAGGGCCGCGGACTGCTGCCCGGACCGGGCCAGCGCGAGCATGAGCAGCGCCCAGAACGGCTCGCGCAGCGGGTACTCCGCGGTCAGCCCGCGCAGCTCCGGCACCAGCCGCTCGTACCGGCCGCACTCCAGGTCGGCGGTGCACCGCAGCTCCACCGCGGCCAGGCGCAGCTCGTCCAGCCGCTCGGCCTCCGCGCGCAGGAACCCGTCGCCCAGCCCGGCGAAGGCCGGACCGTGCCAGAGCCCCAGCGCCTCCCGCAGCAGCTCGGCGGCCTGCTCGAACTCCCGCTCGGCCAGGCGCTCGCGGGCGGTCAGCACGGCGTCCTCGAACTCCGGAAGGTCGTAGCGGGCGCCACCGAGCACCACGCGGTACCCGGCCTCGTCGCTGACCAGCAGGTCCGGCACCCCGGCCTTGCGCAGCGCGCCGCGCAGCGTGGAGGCGTAGGTCTGCACGATCGCCCGGGCGGAGGCGGGCGGACGGCTGCGCCAGATCAGGTCGACCAGCTGCGCGGGCCCGACCGCGCCGCCGGAGCGGGCCAGCAGCGCGGCCAGCAGGGTCCTGGGCTTGGCACCGCCGAGCGGCACCGGCCGACCGTCAACCTCGACCGAGACTGTGCCGAGCACGCGGATGTGGACAGCGGGCAGTGTCTCCCCCGGGGGACGTGGGACGAATCGGGGACATCCTAACCACCGGTAACGCCATGCCGGACCGACTCGTCCACGTGCAGGGTGAACACGTCCGGGCGCGCGTAGTGCCCGACCGGGTCGAAGTCGAAGCGCGCCCGCGCGAGGTCGTCCAGGTCCAGCTCGGCGGCCACGATGCCCTCGCCGTCGCGCAGCGGCCCGGCCAGCACCTGCCCGAGCGGGGAGACGATCACCGAACCGCCCCCGATGAGCACGGTGCCGGCCGCCTCACCCTGTACCGGGTGCACGTCGGCGGGCAGGCCGTCGCGGCGCAGGTACTGGCAGGCCGAGAGCACGAAGCACCGGCCCTCCAGGGCGATGTGGCGCATCGTGGCCTGCCAGGTGTCGCGGTCGTCCACGGTCGGCGCGCACCACAGGTCCACGCCCTTGGCGTACATGGCCGTGCGGAACAGCGGCATGTAGTTCTCCCAGCAGATCGCCGAGCCCAGCCGCGCCGCGCCGGTGTCCACGACCGGGAGCGTGGACCCGTCGCCCTGGCCCCACAGGTAGCGCTCGCCCGCGGTCGGCATCAGCTTGCGGTGCAGGCCCAGGTAGCCCTCCGGGCCGAAGAGCAGGGCCACGCAGTACAGCGTGCCGCCCTGCCGCTGCACCGCGCCGACCACCGCGTGCACCCCCAGCTCACCGGTCAGCGCGGCCAGGGCCCCGACCTCCGGGCCGGGCACCTCGATCGCGGCGGCGTGGTAGCGGCGGAACAGCTCACGCCCCTCGGGAGAGCGGCTGCCGACCGTGATGCCGAAGTCCAGGCCCTTGGGGTAGCCGCCGAGGAAGGCCTCCGGCAGCACCACGACCTGGGCGCCGTGCTCGCGGACGGCCTGGCGGATCAGCTCCTGGGCCTTGGCCAGCGCGGCGGGGGTGTCGAACAGCGGGGCGGCGGCCTGGACGACGGCGGCGGTGATCGACGGCATGCCTCAGAGCGTACGAGTGGTCCCCGGGGCGCGTTCGAGGATTCCGAGCGGCGTGCCGCCGCCGGGGCGCTGCACCGGCACGTACGACCGCTGCGCGCGCAGCGACCAGCCCGCGGGCCACAGGCCCCGGGCGGCCCCGGTCAGCGGTGCCTGCGCCCCGTCCAGGCTCAGGTTCTCCTCCCCGCAGATGACCCCGGTCAGGTCGGCGTGCCCGAGGAAGGTCGCGTCCACGAACCAGGCGTCGCCCTCGAAGACCGCACCGGCGAAGCGGGCGTCCCCGGTGAAGGTGACCGCGCCGAAGTCGGCGTCCTGGCGGAAGACCGCGCCGGAGAAGTCGGCGGTGTCGCGGAACCTCGTACGGGCGAAGTCGGCGCGCCCGGTGACCTGGCAGCCGCCGAAGGTGGTCCGCCCGCCGAAGCTGGCGCCGGCGCACCGCAGCTCCCGCACCACGGTCCGGCCCAGGTCGAACCCGTCCAGGACGGCCCCGCGCAGGTCCAGGTCGACATCCGGCCAGAAGTCCGTCCCGGCGCGCAGGTGCTCGGCCAGGACGTGCGCCACGCTGGCGCGCACCTGCTCCTCGGCCGTCCCGCCCTCGCTGGGCAGGCGCAGGTAGCCGCACCACAGGTCCACCACCAGCTGCCGGTGCCCGGGGTGGTCCTGGGCGAGGCGTTCCAGCGCGTACACCCCGGCCAGCCGCACCGCCGCCCGCTCGGACCCGAGCTGTTCCGCCGCCCGCGCGAACAGTTCGGTGACCTGGCAGGACTCCGGTGCGACCGGCTCGGGACGCGGCGAACG
Proteins encoded in this region:
- a CDS encoding AfsR/SARP family transcriptional regulator, translating into MLGTVSVEVDGRPVPLGGAKPRTLLAALLARSGGAVGPAQLVDLIWRSRPPASARAIVQTYASTLRGALRKAGVPDLLVSDEAGYRVVLGGARYDLPEFEDAVLTARERLAEREFEQAAELLREALGLWHGPAFAGLGDGFLRAEAERLDELRLAAVELRCTADLECGRYERLVPELRGLTAEYPLREPFWALLMLALARSGQQSAALAAYEQIRSALREEFGSDPGPQLLEAYEVVLHDEPRPATSSAEVPMQLPADLASFAGRTEDLAALDGQLPEAGASAPRAIVVVGPGGIGKTALAVRWAHRVRDRFPDGQLFVDLRGYDPVSPVSTEQALTGFLRSLGVSAQRVPVTLEEQVALYRSLLVGKRVLVVLDNAAGAGQVRPLLPTGPGCLALVTSRGDLRSLAVLNDARVRYLEVLSPADSLDLLAELCGPAAVAAEPEDARRLAALCGHLPLALRIAAANLHGRRHTRISDYVAALREDRLAELAIDDDPAVAVQATFHLSYQALDPATRQVFRLLGLAPGPDFSQAAAVAMAGVPGVPRSLDRLVSASLLSRGAGGRYQFHDLIRDFAADRARAEDGPAELRAAETRLYDHYLGTASAGTALFYAGVRRLRETPTAVVTPFADGEAALRWLDEERVNLVAAAERAAAVPETRHYSGWLADVLRGYFSGRGYAADGLALSTAALAAARESGDAQAEVAVHALRALIFYNLSDYEGSIAEQELALAANERDPNPVAELECLHHLGRTYAQLGVPREAMAHHERALAIATAIGDELIEAREVNYVGVAHLSLGNIDEATRCHTRALEIARRLDDKTVRLRTLNGLGLAHWTAGRLAEAAACHRECVDLCRSWGLAHNYVAAVVCLAETCCDLGRYEEAAALARDALERGQRIRERRHEASALEIHATVRRRLGHYEESIRGYTEALALASEIKFRYGEASILIGLSAAHRAVGQPAEAADCARQALAKMHETDMRVLEIAGMTELAACHLDLGELAEATGLVETALELAVKSGQRLSEARTLGVLGRIRHTEGEVEAAAEHWRAALELFTEIGAPEAEEIARLLG
- a CDS encoding pentapeptide repeat-containing protein, yielding MNRLSLPEKHVSTLLAVVVVLVGALTGWALWADGSHGEAVRTAVLVSAVLGAGLVLPRAVRRSPRPEPVAPESCQVTELFARAAEQLGSERAAVRLAGVYALERLAQDHPGHRQLVVDLWCGYLRLPSEGGTAEEQVRASVAHVLAEHLRAGTDFWPDVDLDLRGAVLDGFDLGRTVVRELRCAGASFGGRTTFGGCQVTGRADFARTRFRDTADFSGAVFRQDADFGAVTFTGDARFAGAVFEGDAWFVDATFLGHADLTGVICGEENLSLDGAQAPLTGAARGLWPAGWSLRAQRSYVPVQRPGGGTPLGILERAPGTTRTL
- a CDS encoding acyl-CoA dehydrogenase family protein; its protein translation is MTGNVAPLADQLTADFYNFEALLPDEERKLLLKARELMTEQVKPLVNENWGKDHFPRELIEIFRGSGLAGLPYEGYGEHPAATSNLLSGMLAMEMTRTDASVATFFGVHNGLAMYSIHSGGSQEQRDRWLPAMAAMDKIGAFAMTEPLGGSDVAGGMRTTARREGDTWVLNGAKKWIGNATFADYVVVWARDEADNHVKGFVVEKGTPGFVPVKIEGKFAFRIVENAEITLTEVRVPEANRLQNINSFRDVAEILRATRGGVAWQALGVMIGAYELALAYAKERKQFGRPIAGFQLVQDLLVKSLGNITASWGMLVQLARLQDGGIFRDEHSSLAKAFVTSRMREVVAWSREIFGGNGIVLDNDIMRFFADAEAIYSFEGTREMNTLIVGKSITGQSAFV
- a CDS encoding nitrilase-related carbon-nitrogen hydrolase — translated: MPSITAAVVQAAAPLFDTPAALAKAQELIRQAVREHGAQVVVLPEAFLGGYPKGLDFGITVGSRSPEGRELFRRYHAAAIEVPGPEVGALAALTGELGVHAVVGAVQRQGGTLYCVALLFGPEGYLGLHRKLMPTAGERYLWGQGDGSTLPVVDTGAARLGSAICWENYMPLFRTAMYAKGVDLWCAPTVDDRDTWQATMRHIALEGRCFVLSACQYLRRDGLPADVHPVQGEAAGTVLIGGGSVIVSPLGQVLAGPLRDGEGIVAAELDLDDLARARFDFDPVGHYARPDVFTLHVDESVRHGVTGG